One stretch of Oncorhynchus gorbuscha isolate QuinsamMale2020 ecotype Even-year linkage group LG21, OgorEven_v1.0, whole genome shotgun sequence DNA includes these proteins:
- the LOC124007781 gene encoding sterile alpha motif domain-containing protein 9-like: protein MAHNKGSSLSNARGREIYVGSQIRDSISLLDVLYSNAFEEEDIDSAVAKKAEADFYRGAPPQWLNFCWAEKATSANKTTPFIKRDGYTELIQNIKKQLKGDLTPTMNLLHQPGSGGTTLAKQVLWDMRKKLRCAVLTGPTSDFTAIAKQVIHLFTAGSQGHQNTVLLLLNDVCIQKNLQDAIMKEITDRNITTHMPVVIILNCVRKAVIKQEDHNNSRHVILRAELSEAEKQQFEEKQIEISRSYSNEHKQFHGFNIMRENFSEDYVKETCAFLDVRKKRRPKKSQLLAFLSLVNAYVPGSHLLESQCQAFLGTPDPIYGGPSFEQRMEPFSHLIVTFPSQQGQDKHVCMAHPLIAQQCVELLATAGVTRSDTARNFLTDFCREEVQQHLMSIIKDMLTKREITVDVKQNTEWKRDMLTKGEMREERKGKFSRLIQDIEDTEGQESKSKCVSVLQLASKKFKQNPLFPQALARFFYIVKRAYSKAEKWAKIAKDRDPNNSFVADTLGQVYKNHLMSRMKVEQSSFRVPKQLGSISAQDILQLSTMAFEAFKDEERAAENEQGADIQYDGINKVSHIFNNRGLFGYLQVANIVFDSLVSLDKNWQKVLTMEISADSFFISIGQKKLFKYKPLIISLRDEVERKCEFFDGYLTYSKPNIKENEPHYFQTDVKNCYCKYVGTCTPIHSESAIDVPLQKLKEEMAIAFPGLLCCLDKGYDESNLRRITTLWGEIKKKKNKKDGDNKASQNFILANIILSKVEAASPVLTPLSSLRSSLERHLVANLSNQTPEFYFLVLLLFWPEEHKKMDFNIDLNKCVLEMQESYKNTYKKHLRSRYLLPLIFLGKGEGLSRLVHRAKIDNLLIEENPMARPEARPDFISQKWSSGEVWRKPSIQDLLLPVNGVVRQHRVFAHVDGKEINVCAGQQSKVWKSGDVCFYLGFTIRGPVAYDINYPSYSGPVRS from the exons ATGGCACACAACAAGGGGTCGTCCCTGTCCAATGCCCGTGGTCGTGAAATTTATGTTGGAAGTCAAATCAGGGATTCCATTTCCCTTCTGGATGTTTTGTACTCAAATGCATTCGAAGAAGAGGACATAGACTCAGCAGTAGCGAAAAAGGCAGAGGCAGATTTTTACAGAGGAGCCCCACCTCAATGGCTTAACTTCTGCTGGGCTGAAAAGGCAACATCAGCTAATAAAACTACCCCCTTTATCAAAAGAGATGGGTACACGGAGTTGATACAAAATATTAAGAAACAGCTTAAGGGCgacctgacacctaccatgaaTCTGCTGCATCAGCCAGGCAGCGGAGGAACCACTCTGGCCAAGCAGGTGCTCTGGGATATGCGTAAAAAGCTCAGATGTGCTGTTCTAACAGGCCCTACCTCAGACTTCACCGCTATCGCCAAGCAGGTGATTCACCTTTTCACTGCAGGCAGCCAAGGCCACCAGAACACTGTGCTCTTACTGCTGAATGATGTGTGTATTCAGAAGAATCTGCAGGATGCCATCATGAAAGAGATTACAGACCGAAACATTACAACCCACATGCCTGTGGTCATCATTTTAAACTGTGTGCGTAAGGCAGTTATCAAACAAGAGGACCATAACAACTCAAGACATGTTATTCTCAGGGCGGAACTTTCTGAAGCAGAGAAACAACAGTTTGAGGAGAAACAGATTGAGATCAGTCGAAGCTACAGCAATGAACACAAACAGTTTCATGGCTTTAACATAATGCGAGAAAATTTTAGTGAAGATTATGTTAAAGAAACGTGTGCCTTTTTAGATGTCAGGAAAAAAAGAAGGCCTAAAAAATCCCAGCTTCTTGCATTCTTATCACTGGTGAATGCCTACGTCCCTGGATCCCACCTTCTGGAGTCTCAATGTCAGGCATTCCTGGGGACTCCAGATCCCATTTATGGAGGCCCTTCCTTTGAGCAGCGAATGGAGCCTTTCAGTCATCTGATAGTGACATTCCCTTCACAACAGGGACAAGACAAACACGTCTGCATGGCTCACCCACTGATTGCACAGCAGTGTGTTGAGTTACTGGCTACAGCAGGTGTGACTAGGAGTGATACAGCAAGGAACTTTCTGACAGACTTTTGTAGAGAAGAGGTGCAGCAACATTTGATGTCCATCATCAAAGATATGCTAACTAAGAGGGAAATCACTGTGGATGTTAAGCAGAATACAGAATGGAAACGAGACATGTTAACGAAAGGGGAAATGAGAGAAGAAAGGAAAGGCAAGTTTTCCAGGTTGATTCAAGATATTGAAGATACTGAAGGCCAAGAATCCAAAAGCAAGTGTGTATCTGTTTTACAACTAGCTTCAAAGAAATTCAAGCAAAACCCATTATTTCCTCAAGCTCTTGCTCGTTTCTTTTACATTGTGAAGAGAGCCTATAGTAAAGCGGAGAAGTGGGCAAAAATAGCAAAAGACAGAGATCCCAACAATTCATTTGTTGCTGACACACTGGGGCAAGTATACAAGAACCATTTGATGAGCAGGATGAAAGTAGAGCAGAGTTCCTTCAGGGTTCCCAAACAGCTGGGTTCCATCTCTGCACAAGACATTTTGCAACTATCAACAATGGCCTTTGAGGCTTTCAAAGATGAGGAAAGGGCTGCTGAAAATGAGCAGGGAGCAGACATACAATACGATGGTATTAACAAAGTCTCACACATCTTTAACAACAGGGGACTATTTGGTTATCTACAGGTTGCCAACATTGTTTTTGACTCGCTTGTCTCTCTTGATAAAAACTGGCAAAAGGTCCTTACCATGGAAATATCCGCTGACTCTTTCTTCATATCAATCGGGCAGAAAAAGCTCTTCAAGTACAAGCCACTCATCATCAGCCTCAGGGATGAGGTGGAGAGGAAATGTGAGTTTTTTGATGGTTACCTGACGTACTCCAAGCCCAACATTAAAGAAAATGAACCGCATTACTTTCAGACTGATGTCAAGAACTGCTACTGCAAATACGTGGGGACATGTACACCGATACACTCCGAGTCTGCAATAGATGTACCCCTCCAGAAGCTCAAAGAAGAAATGGCCATTGCTTTCCCTGGACTGCTTTGCTGTCTTGATAAGGGCTATGATGAATCTAACTTACGCCGAATAACAACATTGTGGGgggaaataaaaaaaaaaaaaaacaagaaagatGGTGACAACAAAGCGTCCCAAAACTTCATCCTTGCCAACATCATCTTAAGCAAAGTGGAAGCAGCATCTCCAGTGCTTACCCCGTTGTCAAGCCTAAGAAGCAGTCTGGAGAGACATCTAGTGGCTAATCTCAGTAACCAAACCCCAGAGTTTTACTTCTTAGTCCTTTTGCTGTTTTGGCCTGAGGAGCATAAGAAAATGGATTTCAATATTGACCTCAACAAATGTGTTCTGGAGATGCAAGAGTCCtacaaaaacacatacaaaaAGCATCTTCGCTCAAGGTACCTTCTCCCCCTTATTTTCCTGGGTAAGGGTGAGGGTTTGAGCAGACTGGTTCATAGAGCAAAAATAGACAACCTATTGATAGAGGAGAATCCAATGGCAAGGCCAGAGGCAAGGCCAGACTTTATCTCTCAAAAGTGGAGCAGTGGTGAAGTGTGGAGAAAACCCAGTATCCAGGACCTTCTTCTTCCAGTCAATGGAGTGGTTAGACAGCACCGGGTGTTTGCGCATGTTGATGGCAAGGAGATTAACGTTTGTGCTGGCCAACAAAGCAAAGTTTGGAAGTCCGGAGACGTCTGCTTCTACCTTGGCTTCACCATTAGAGGTCCTGTGGCCTACGACATCAACTACCCATCCTATTCAG GGCCAGTGAGAAGTTGA